From Drosophila suzukii chromosome 2R, CBGP_Dsuzu_IsoJpt1.0, whole genome shotgun sequence, a single genomic window includes:
- the LOC136116606 gene encoding putative gustatory receptor 59d, translated as MVDLIKWCLSYSYFVGRLTGMLNFEIDFKTGRAQVTKRASICAVCSNLVIFSMLTVCVLNLHEIVKTWELPNRLQEYVLIVLSVFRIMCIFLTLASRWWNREEFMQIFDAFRRQYSPEILPYCQRRILNKIFCVSTVDTVHIVKTMLTMRKQLTLKMALGTWGLFSTTVVVHVIIMQYFMAMASIRGRYILLNKELQALISETRSLNPNRIGVFITTCCSLADRFEKIAKSQSDLQAFIDRLTRVYEVQVASLVIAYYLHLVVYLYFVLILIKYNFISMISPEFVMFVYTTLIVLYFVDFSMNASNIVGLRDTHEEMIQLLGQRTLFQPGLDQRLEAVIDGFTLNLARNPLRLRYLGLFKIDRFEIFVMLNALLGHTILLIQIDIEGL; from the exons ATGGTGGACCTAATCAAATGGTGTTTATCCTATTCGTATTTTGTTGGACGTCTAACTGGCATGTTAAACTTTGAGATCGATTTTAAAACGGGTCGAGCTCAAGTTACCAAGCGAGCTTCAATATGTGCAGTCTGCTCAAACCTAGTTATTTTTAGCATGCTGACTGTCTGTGTGCTCAACCTACATGAAATAGTGAAAACTTGGGAGTTGCCGAATCGTCTTCAGGAATACGTGCTAATAGTTCTATCAGTGTTTCGCATAATGTGCATTTTCCTGACTTTAGCCAGTCGATGGTGGAATCGTGAGGAATTTATGCAGATCTTCGATGCGTTCCGTCGCCAGTACAGTCCGGAGATACTTCCGTACTGCCAGAGAAGAATCCTTAACAAGATATTCTGCGTCTCAACGGTGGATACTGTGCATATTGTGAAGACTATGCTTACGATGCGGAAGCAGCTAACTTTGAAAATGGCCCTTGGTACTTGGGGCCTCTTTAGCACGACGGTCGTTGTACATGTGATCATAATGCAGTACTTCATGGCCATGGCGAGTATTCGAGGGCGATATATCCTCCTGAACAAAGAGTTGCAAGCGCTTATATCAGAAACTCGATCCTTGAATCCCAACCGTATTGGAGTTTTTATAACCACATGTTGCAGCCTTGCCGATCGCTTCGAGAAAATAGCTAAATCCCAATCTGACTTACAAGCGTTCATCGATCGATTGACTAGAGTCTACGAAGTTCAGGTTGCCTCCTTGGTCATCGCCTACTATTTACATCTGGTGGTATACTTATATTTCGTATTAATCttaattaaatacaattttatatCAATGATCTCCCCCGAGTTCGTAATGTTTGTTTACACTACTCTTATTGTACTTTACTTCGTCGATTTCTCGATGAACGCCTCCAATATAGTTGGTCTGCGGGATACCCATGAAGAGATGATCCAACTTCTAGGCCAGCGGACATTATTTCAACCAGGTTTGGATCAGAGGTTAGAGGCAGTA ATCGATGGCTTCACTCTGAACCTGGCCCGAAATCCATTAAGGCTTCGATATCTTGGGTTATTTAAAATTGATCGATTTGAAATTTTTGTAATGCTTAATGCCCTTTTGGGCCACACAATACTTCTGATTCAAATTGACATTGAAGGTCTGTAA